One Malania oleifera isolate guangnan ecotype guangnan chromosome 9, ASM2987363v1, whole genome shotgun sequence DNA segment encodes these proteins:
- the LOC131163998 gene encoding PH, RCC1 and FYVE domains-containing protein 1-like isoform X1 encodes MSRTDRMSADAARAGPVERDIELAITALKKGAHLLKYGRRGKPKFCPFRLSNDESVLIWLSGKEEKHLKLSHVSRIIPGQRTPIFQRYPRPEKEYQSFSLIYSDRSLDLICKDKDEAQVWFTGLKALISRGHHRKGRTESRSDGFSSEANSPRTHTQRSSPLSSAFSSGDSLQKDGVDPLRLHTPYESPPQIGLEKELSDVVLYTVPPKVFLPSESACGSVHSLSSGGSDGINGRIKGMGVDTFRVSLSSAVSSSSHGSGHDDGDALGDVFIWGEGTGDGILGGGIHRMGSCSGFKMDSFVPKALESAVVLDVQNIACGGRHAALVSKQGEVFSWGEESGGRLGHGVDSDVSHPKLIDALKNTNIELVACGEHHTCAVTLSGDLYTWGSTYNFGLLGHGNDVSHWVPKRLNGPLEGIHVSSIACGPWHTAVVTSAGQLFTFGDGTFGVLGHGDRRSVSTPREVESLKGLRTVRAACGVWHTAAVVEVMVGSSSSSHCSSGKLFTWGDGDKGRLGHGDREPRLVPTCVAALVEPNFCQVVCGHSLTVALTTTGQVYTMGSPVYGQLGQPHAEGKLPIRVEGKLTKNFVEEIACGAYHVAVLTSRTEVYTWGKGANGRLGHGDTDDRNSPTVVEALKDKQVKSIACGTNFTAAICLHKWVSGVDQSMCSGCRLPFNFKRKRHNCYNCGLVFCHSCSSKKSLKASMAPNPNKPYRVCDNCFGKLRKAAQTDSSSHSALSRRGSINQGLSELVEKDEKLDSRSQMQFGRYSSLESFKQVESGSSKRNKKLEFSSSRVSPLPNGVSQGGVLANSKSFNPASGSSKKFFSVSLPGSRIVSRATSPTSRRPSPPRATTPTPNLAGRASPKIVPDDAKRTNDSLSQEILKLRAQVENLTRKTQHQEVELERTTKQLKEAIAIAAEETAKCKAAKEVIKSLTAQLKEMAERLPVGAARNCKSPSFNPFGPDPPGDVSTAVIEQLNSPTTCHAPDLNGSNCLVLSNGSSTAVNHTSFQTGAAHSEAMGRSKNRTTDVEPTHGSEWVEQDEPGVYITLVSLPGGIKDLKRVRFSRKRFSEKQAEQWWAANRARVYQRYNVPMVDKSSVGIGREGLAH; translated from the exons CCAATATTTCAGAGGTACCCTCGGCCCGAGAAGGAATATCAATCTTTTTCTCTTATATATAGCGATAGATCTCTGGATCTT ATTTGCAAGGataaagatgaagctcaagtctGGTTTACTGGCCTGAAAGCATTAATATCAAGAGGTCATCATCGGAAGGGAAGAACAGAATCAAGAAGTGATGGATTTTCATCTGAAGCAAATAGTCCCCGAACACACACTCAAAGAAGTTCTCCACTAAGCTCTGCATTTAGTAGTGGTGATAGTTTGCAAAAG GATGGGGTTGATCCCCTTCGACTTCATACTCCATATGAAAGCCCTCCTCAAATTGGTTTAGAAAAAGAATTATCAGATGTGGTGTTATACACTGTGCCTCCTAAGGTTTTCTTGCCTTCAGAATCTGCTTGTGGCTCAGTTCATTCATTATCATCGGGAGGCTCAGATGGCATAAATGGCCGCATAAAGGGCATGGGTGTGGATACCTTTAGAGTAAGTTTATCAAGTGCTGTTAGCTCATCAAGTCATGGCTCTGGTCATGATGATGGTGATGCTCTAGGGGATGTTTTCATTTGGGGAGAAGGCACTGGAGATGGCATTCTGGGTGGGGGAATTCATAGAATGGGAAGCTGTTCTGGTTTTAAAATGGATTCTTTTGTGCCTAAAGCCTTGGAATCTGCAGTAGTACTTGATGTTCAGAATATAGCTTGTGGTGGGCGACATGCTGCTTTAGTGTCTAAGCAAGGAGAAGTTTTCTCCTGGGGCGAAGAGTCAGGGGGCAGACTTGGACATGGCGTAGATTCTGATGTTTCACACCCAAAGCTTATAGATGCGCTTAAAAATACGAACATTGAACTTGTAGCATGCGGGGAGCACCATACCTGTGCTGTAACACTCTCTGGTGATTTGTACACATGGGGGAGTACTTACAATTTTGGGCTGCTTGGACATGGAAATGATGTGAGTCATTGGGTTCCAAAAAGGTTGAATGGACCTTTGGAGGGAATACACGTCTCCTCAATTGCCTGTGGACCATGGCACACAGCTGTGGTAACCTCTGCAGGACAATTGTTTACTTTTGGTGATGGAACTTTTGGTGTCTTAGGCCATGGGGACCGTAGAAGTGTGTCTACACCCAGGGAAGTAGAGTCCTTGAAGGGCCTTCGCACGGTGCGAGCAGCTTGTGGTGTTTGGCATACTGCTGCCGTTGTTGAAGTCATGGTTGGATCTTCAAGTTCCAGTCACTGCTCTTCAGGAAAGCTATTTACTTGGGGAGATGGGGATAAAGGTCGTCTTGGGCATGGTGATAGGGAGCCAAGACTTGTGCCTACTTGTGTTGCTGCTCTTGTTGAACCCAATTTTTGTCAAGTTGTCTGTGGACACAGCCTAACTGTTGCACTGACAACTACCGGGCAAGTTTACACAATGGGAAGCCCTGTTTATGGTCAATTAGGTCAGCCACATGCTGAGGGGAAACTACCTATACGCGTTGAGGGAAAGCTTACAAAAAACTTTGTTGAGGAGATAGCTTGTGGTGCTTATCATGTGGCTGTATTAACTTCAAGAACTGAAGTTTACACTTGGGGAAAGGGTGCTAATGGTCGATTAGGTCATGGTGACACAGATGATagaaattctccaacagttgttGAAGCTTTGAAAGACAAGCAAGTCAAAAGTATAGCTTGCGGGACTAATTTTACTGCAGCAATCTGTCTTCATAAATGGGTCTCTGGTGTTGATCAGTCGATGTGTTCTGGATGTCGCCTTCCATTTAATTTCAAGAGGAAACGACACAATTGTTATAATTGTGGACTTGTATTTTGTCATTCATGCAGCAGTAAAAAGTCTCTTAAGGCTTCCATGGCACCAAATCCCAACAAACCTTATCGTGTTTGTGATAATTGCTTTGGCAAACTGAGGAAAGCTGCTCAAACTGACTCTTCATCTCACTCTGCTCTGAGTAGAAGAGGAAGTATCAATCAAGGTCTTAGTGAACTTGttgaaaaagatgaaaagttGGATTCCAGATCCCAGATGCAATTTGGAAGATATTCCTCTTTAGAATCCTTTAAACAAGTGGAAAGTGGTTCTTCCAAGAGAAACAAGAAATTAGAGTTCAGTAGTAGTCGTGTTTCACCCCTTCCAAATGGTGTTTCTCAGGGGGGTGTGCTTGCTaactctaaatctttcaatccAGCATCTGGGTCATCGAAGAAGTTTTTCTCAGTTTCCCTTCCTGGATCAAGAATCGTATCTCGAGCAACATCACCAACATCTAGACGGCCTAGTCCACCTCGTGCGACTACACCAACCCCAAATCTGGCTGGGCGTGCATCTCCAAAAATTGTTCCTGACGATGCTAAAAGGACAAATGATAGCTTGAGCCAAGAAATTCTCAAACTAAGGGCACAG GTTGAAAATCTTACTCGTAAAACCCAACACCAAGAGGTTGAGCTTGAAAGAACAACCAAACAGCTGAAGGAGGCCATTGCAATAGCAGCAGAAGAGACTGCAAAATGCAAGGCAGCAAAGGAAGTGATTAAATCGCTTACAGCCCAA TTGAAAGAGATGGCTGAAAGGTTACCAGTAGGAGCAGCACGAAACTGCAAATCACCTTCTTTCAATCCCTTTGGTCCTGATCCTCCTGGTGATGTTTCTACCGCAGTGATTGAGCAACTGAATAGTCCAACAACTTGCCATGCACCAGATTTAAATGGATCAAACTGTCTTGTGCTTTCTAATGGTTCAAGCACTGCTGTCAACCATACTTCATTCCAAACTGGAGCAGCACATTCAGAGGCCATGGGAAGGAGCAAGAACAGAACAACAGATGTTGAACCCACCCATGGGTCTGAATGGGTTGAGCAAGATGAGCCAGGTGTCTATATTACCCTTGTGTCCTTGCCTGGAGGTATCAAAGATCTCAAGCGTGTTCGCTTCAG TCGAAAACGTTTCAGTGAGAAACAAGCAGAACAGTGGTGGGCTGCCAACAGAGCTAGAGTTTACCAGCGGTACAATGTTCCCATGGTTGACAAGTCCAGTGTTGGCATAGGGAGAGAAGGCTTAGCACATTGA
- the LOC131163998 gene encoding PH, RCC1 and FYVE domains-containing protein 1-like isoform X2 — MLQGRVRWRGTLSWFLACLLKQAITALKKGAHLLKYGRRGKPKFCPFRLSNDESVLIWLSGKEEKHLKLSHVSRIIPGQRTPIFQRYPRPEKEYQSFSLIYSDRSLDLICKDKDEAQVWFTGLKALISRGHHRKGRTESRSDGFSSEANSPRTHTQRSSPLSSAFSSGDSLQKDGVDPLRLHTPYESPPQIGLEKELSDVVLYTVPPKVFLPSESACGSVHSLSSGGSDGINGRIKGMGVDTFRVSLSSAVSSSSHGSGHDDGDALGDVFIWGEGTGDGILGGGIHRMGSCSGFKMDSFVPKALESAVVLDVQNIACGGRHAALVSKQGEVFSWGEESGGRLGHGVDSDVSHPKLIDALKNTNIELVACGEHHTCAVTLSGDLYTWGSTYNFGLLGHGNDVSHWVPKRLNGPLEGIHVSSIACGPWHTAVVTSAGQLFTFGDGTFGVLGHGDRRSVSTPREVESLKGLRTVRAACGVWHTAAVVEVMVGSSSSSHCSSGKLFTWGDGDKGRLGHGDREPRLVPTCVAALVEPNFCQVVCGHSLTVALTTTGQVYTMGSPVYGQLGQPHAEGKLPIRVEGKLTKNFVEEIACGAYHVAVLTSRTEVYTWGKGANGRLGHGDTDDRNSPTVVEALKDKQVKSIACGTNFTAAICLHKWVSGVDQSMCSGCRLPFNFKRKRHNCYNCGLVFCHSCSSKKSLKASMAPNPNKPYRVCDNCFGKLRKAAQTDSSSHSALSRRGSINQGLSELVEKDEKLDSRSQMQFGRYSSLESFKQVESGSSKRNKKLEFSSSRVSPLPNGVSQGGVLANSKSFNPASGSSKKFFSVSLPGSRIVSRATSPTSRRPSPPRATTPTPNLAGRASPKIVPDDAKRTNDSLSQEILKLRAQVENLTRKTQHQEVELERTTKQLKEAIAIAAEETAKCKAAKEVIKSLTAQLKEMAERLPVGAARNCKSPSFNPFGPDPPGDVSTAVIEQLNSPTTCHAPDLNGSNCLVLSNGSSTAVNHTSFQTGAAHSEAMGRSKNRTTDVEPTHGSEWVEQDEPGVYITLVSLPGGIKDLKRVRFSRKRFSEKQAEQWWAANRARVYQRYNVPMVDKSSVGIGREGLAH; from the exons CCAATATTTCAGAGGTACCCTCGGCCCGAGAAGGAATATCAATCTTTTTCTCTTATATATAGCGATAGATCTCTGGATCTT ATTTGCAAGGataaagatgaagctcaagtctGGTTTACTGGCCTGAAAGCATTAATATCAAGAGGTCATCATCGGAAGGGAAGAACAGAATCAAGAAGTGATGGATTTTCATCTGAAGCAAATAGTCCCCGAACACACACTCAAAGAAGTTCTCCACTAAGCTCTGCATTTAGTAGTGGTGATAGTTTGCAAAAG GATGGGGTTGATCCCCTTCGACTTCATACTCCATATGAAAGCCCTCCTCAAATTGGTTTAGAAAAAGAATTATCAGATGTGGTGTTATACACTGTGCCTCCTAAGGTTTTCTTGCCTTCAGAATCTGCTTGTGGCTCAGTTCATTCATTATCATCGGGAGGCTCAGATGGCATAAATGGCCGCATAAAGGGCATGGGTGTGGATACCTTTAGAGTAAGTTTATCAAGTGCTGTTAGCTCATCAAGTCATGGCTCTGGTCATGATGATGGTGATGCTCTAGGGGATGTTTTCATTTGGGGAGAAGGCACTGGAGATGGCATTCTGGGTGGGGGAATTCATAGAATGGGAAGCTGTTCTGGTTTTAAAATGGATTCTTTTGTGCCTAAAGCCTTGGAATCTGCAGTAGTACTTGATGTTCAGAATATAGCTTGTGGTGGGCGACATGCTGCTTTAGTGTCTAAGCAAGGAGAAGTTTTCTCCTGGGGCGAAGAGTCAGGGGGCAGACTTGGACATGGCGTAGATTCTGATGTTTCACACCCAAAGCTTATAGATGCGCTTAAAAATACGAACATTGAACTTGTAGCATGCGGGGAGCACCATACCTGTGCTGTAACACTCTCTGGTGATTTGTACACATGGGGGAGTACTTACAATTTTGGGCTGCTTGGACATGGAAATGATGTGAGTCATTGGGTTCCAAAAAGGTTGAATGGACCTTTGGAGGGAATACACGTCTCCTCAATTGCCTGTGGACCATGGCACACAGCTGTGGTAACCTCTGCAGGACAATTGTTTACTTTTGGTGATGGAACTTTTGGTGTCTTAGGCCATGGGGACCGTAGAAGTGTGTCTACACCCAGGGAAGTAGAGTCCTTGAAGGGCCTTCGCACGGTGCGAGCAGCTTGTGGTGTTTGGCATACTGCTGCCGTTGTTGAAGTCATGGTTGGATCTTCAAGTTCCAGTCACTGCTCTTCAGGAAAGCTATTTACTTGGGGAGATGGGGATAAAGGTCGTCTTGGGCATGGTGATAGGGAGCCAAGACTTGTGCCTACTTGTGTTGCTGCTCTTGTTGAACCCAATTTTTGTCAAGTTGTCTGTGGACACAGCCTAACTGTTGCACTGACAACTACCGGGCAAGTTTACACAATGGGAAGCCCTGTTTATGGTCAATTAGGTCAGCCACATGCTGAGGGGAAACTACCTATACGCGTTGAGGGAAAGCTTACAAAAAACTTTGTTGAGGAGATAGCTTGTGGTGCTTATCATGTGGCTGTATTAACTTCAAGAACTGAAGTTTACACTTGGGGAAAGGGTGCTAATGGTCGATTAGGTCATGGTGACACAGATGATagaaattctccaacagttgttGAAGCTTTGAAAGACAAGCAAGTCAAAAGTATAGCTTGCGGGACTAATTTTACTGCAGCAATCTGTCTTCATAAATGGGTCTCTGGTGTTGATCAGTCGATGTGTTCTGGATGTCGCCTTCCATTTAATTTCAAGAGGAAACGACACAATTGTTATAATTGTGGACTTGTATTTTGTCATTCATGCAGCAGTAAAAAGTCTCTTAAGGCTTCCATGGCACCAAATCCCAACAAACCTTATCGTGTTTGTGATAATTGCTTTGGCAAACTGAGGAAAGCTGCTCAAACTGACTCTTCATCTCACTCTGCTCTGAGTAGAAGAGGAAGTATCAATCAAGGTCTTAGTGAACTTGttgaaaaagatgaaaagttGGATTCCAGATCCCAGATGCAATTTGGAAGATATTCCTCTTTAGAATCCTTTAAACAAGTGGAAAGTGGTTCTTCCAAGAGAAACAAGAAATTAGAGTTCAGTAGTAGTCGTGTTTCACCCCTTCCAAATGGTGTTTCTCAGGGGGGTGTGCTTGCTaactctaaatctttcaatccAGCATCTGGGTCATCGAAGAAGTTTTTCTCAGTTTCCCTTCCTGGATCAAGAATCGTATCTCGAGCAACATCACCAACATCTAGACGGCCTAGTCCACCTCGTGCGACTACACCAACCCCAAATCTGGCTGGGCGTGCATCTCCAAAAATTGTTCCTGACGATGCTAAAAGGACAAATGATAGCTTGAGCCAAGAAATTCTCAAACTAAGGGCACAG GTTGAAAATCTTACTCGTAAAACCCAACACCAAGAGGTTGAGCTTGAAAGAACAACCAAACAGCTGAAGGAGGCCATTGCAATAGCAGCAGAAGAGACTGCAAAATGCAAGGCAGCAAAGGAAGTGATTAAATCGCTTACAGCCCAA TTGAAAGAGATGGCTGAAAGGTTACCAGTAGGAGCAGCACGAAACTGCAAATCACCTTCTTTCAATCCCTTTGGTCCTGATCCTCCTGGTGATGTTTCTACCGCAGTGATTGAGCAACTGAATAGTCCAACAACTTGCCATGCACCAGATTTAAATGGATCAAACTGTCTTGTGCTTTCTAATGGTTCAAGCACTGCTGTCAACCATACTTCATTCCAAACTGGAGCAGCACATTCAGAGGCCATGGGAAGGAGCAAGAACAGAACAACAGATGTTGAACCCACCCATGGGTCTGAATGGGTTGAGCAAGATGAGCCAGGTGTCTATATTACCCTTGTGTCCTTGCCTGGAGGTATCAAAGATCTCAAGCGTGTTCGCTTCAG TCGAAAACGTTTCAGTGAGAAACAAGCAGAACAGTGGTGGGCTGCCAACAGAGCTAGAGTTTACCAGCGGTACAATGTTCCCATGGTTGACAAGTCCAGTGTTGGCATAGGGAGAGAAGGCTTAGCACATTGA
- the LOC131163998 gene encoding PH, RCC1 and FYVE domains-containing protein 1-like isoform X3 — MSRTDRMSADAARAGPVERDIELDESVLIWLSGKEEKHLKLSHVSRIIPGQRTPIFQRYPRPEKEYQSFSLIYSDRSLDLICKDKDEAQVWFTGLKALISRGHHRKGRTESRSDGFSSEANSPRTHTQRSSPLSSAFSSGDSLQKDGVDPLRLHTPYESPPQIGLEKELSDVVLYTVPPKVFLPSESACGSVHSLSSGGSDGINGRIKGMGVDTFRVSLSSAVSSSSHGSGHDDGDALGDVFIWGEGTGDGILGGGIHRMGSCSGFKMDSFVPKALESAVVLDVQNIACGGRHAALVSKQGEVFSWGEESGGRLGHGVDSDVSHPKLIDALKNTNIELVACGEHHTCAVTLSGDLYTWGSTYNFGLLGHGNDVSHWVPKRLNGPLEGIHVSSIACGPWHTAVVTSAGQLFTFGDGTFGVLGHGDRRSVSTPREVESLKGLRTVRAACGVWHTAAVVEVMVGSSSSSHCSSGKLFTWGDGDKGRLGHGDREPRLVPTCVAALVEPNFCQVVCGHSLTVALTTTGQVYTMGSPVYGQLGQPHAEGKLPIRVEGKLTKNFVEEIACGAYHVAVLTSRTEVYTWGKGANGRLGHGDTDDRNSPTVVEALKDKQVKSIACGTNFTAAICLHKWVSGVDQSMCSGCRLPFNFKRKRHNCYNCGLVFCHSCSSKKSLKASMAPNPNKPYRVCDNCFGKLRKAAQTDSSSHSALSRRGSINQGLSELVEKDEKLDSRSQMQFGRYSSLESFKQVESGSSKRNKKLEFSSSRVSPLPNGVSQGGVLANSKSFNPASGSSKKFFSVSLPGSRIVSRATSPTSRRPSPPRATTPTPNLAGRASPKIVPDDAKRTNDSLSQEILKLRAQVENLTRKTQHQEVELERTTKQLKEAIAIAAEETAKCKAAKEVIKSLTAQLKEMAERLPVGAARNCKSPSFNPFGPDPPGDVSTAVIEQLNSPTTCHAPDLNGSNCLVLSNGSSTAVNHTSFQTGAAHSEAMGRSKNRTTDVEPTHGSEWVEQDEPGVYITLVSLPGGIKDLKRVRFSRKRFSEKQAEQWWAANRARVYQRYNVPMVDKSSVGIGREGLAH; from the exons CCAATATTTCAGAGGTACCCTCGGCCCGAGAAGGAATATCAATCTTTTTCTCTTATATATAGCGATAGATCTCTGGATCTT ATTTGCAAGGataaagatgaagctcaagtctGGTTTACTGGCCTGAAAGCATTAATATCAAGAGGTCATCATCGGAAGGGAAGAACAGAATCAAGAAGTGATGGATTTTCATCTGAAGCAAATAGTCCCCGAACACACACTCAAAGAAGTTCTCCACTAAGCTCTGCATTTAGTAGTGGTGATAGTTTGCAAAAG GATGGGGTTGATCCCCTTCGACTTCATACTCCATATGAAAGCCCTCCTCAAATTGGTTTAGAAAAAGAATTATCAGATGTGGTGTTATACACTGTGCCTCCTAAGGTTTTCTTGCCTTCAGAATCTGCTTGTGGCTCAGTTCATTCATTATCATCGGGAGGCTCAGATGGCATAAATGGCCGCATAAAGGGCATGGGTGTGGATACCTTTAGAGTAAGTTTATCAAGTGCTGTTAGCTCATCAAGTCATGGCTCTGGTCATGATGATGGTGATGCTCTAGGGGATGTTTTCATTTGGGGAGAAGGCACTGGAGATGGCATTCTGGGTGGGGGAATTCATAGAATGGGAAGCTGTTCTGGTTTTAAAATGGATTCTTTTGTGCCTAAAGCCTTGGAATCTGCAGTAGTACTTGATGTTCAGAATATAGCTTGTGGTGGGCGACATGCTGCTTTAGTGTCTAAGCAAGGAGAAGTTTTCTCCTGGGGCGAAGAGTCAGGGGGCAGACTTGGACATGGCGTAGATTCTGATGTTTCACACCCAAAGCTTATAGATGCGCTTAAAAATACGAACATTGAACTTGTAGCATGCGGGGAGCACCATACCTGTGCTGTAACACTCTCTGGTGATTTGTACACATGGGGGAGTACTTACAATTTTGGGCTGCTTGGACATGGAAATGATGTGAGTCATTGGGTTCCAAAAAGGTTGAATGGACCTTTGGAGGGAATACACGTCTCCTCAATTGCCTGTGGACCATGGCACACAGCTGTGGTAACCTCTGCAGGACAATTGTTTACTTTTGGTGATGGAACTTTTGGTGTCTTAGGCCATGGGGACCGTAGAAGTGTGTCTACACCCAGGGAAGTAGAGTCCTTGAAGGGCCTTCGCACGGTGCGAGCAGCTTGTGGTGTTTGGCATACTGCTGCCGTTGTTGAAGTCATGGTTGGATCTTCAAGTTCCAGTCACTGCTCTTCAGGAAAGCTATTTACTTGGGGAGATGGGGATAAAGGTCGTCTTGGGCATGGTGATAGGGAGCCAAGACTTGTGCCTACTTGTGTTGCTGCTCTTGTTGAACCCAATTTTTGTCAAGTTGTCTGTGGACACAGCCTAACTGTTGCACTGACAACTACCGGGCAAGTTTACACAATGGGAAGCCCTGTTTATGGTCAATTAGGTCAGCCACATGCTGAGGGGAAACTACCTATACGCGTTGAGGGAAAGCTTACAAAAAACTTTGTTGAGGAGATAGCTTGTGGTGCTTATCATGTGGCTGTATTAACTTCAAGAACTGAAGTTTACACTTGGGGAAAGGGTGCTAATGGTCGATTAGGTCATGGTGACACAGATGATagaaattctccaacagttgttGAAGCTTTGAAAGACAAGCAAGTCAAAAGTATAGCTTGCGGGACTAATTTTACTGCAGCAATCTGTCTTCATAAATGGGTCTCTGGTGTTGATCAGTCGATGTGTTCTGGATGTCGCCTTCCATTTAATTTCAAGAGGAAACGACACAATTGTTATAATTGTGGACTTGTATTTTGTCATTCATGCAGCAGTAAAAAGTCTCTTAAGGCTTCCATGGCACCAAATCCCAACAAACCTTATCGTGTTTGTGATAATTGCTTTGGCAAACTGAGGAAAGCTGCTCAAACTGACTCTTCATCTCACTCTGCTCTGAGTAGAAGAGGAAGTATCAATCAAGGTCTTAGTGAACTTGttgaaaaagatgaaaagttGGATTCCAGATCCCAGATGCAATTTGGAAGATATTCCTCTTTAGAATCCTTTAAACAAGTGGAAAGTGGTTCTTCCAAGAGAAACAAGAAATTAGAGTTCAGTAGTAGTCGTGTTTCACCCCTTCCAAATGGTGTTTCTCAGGGGGGTGTGCTTGCTaactctaaatctttcaatccAGCATCTGGGTCATCGAAGAAGTTTTTCTCAGTTTCCCTTCCTGGATCAAGAATCGTATCTCGAGCAACATCACCAACATCTAGACGGCCTAGTCCACCTCGTGCGACTACACCAACCCCAAATCTGGCTGGGCGTGCATCTCCAAAAATTGTTCCTGACGATGCTAAAAGGACAAATGATAGCTTGAGCCAAGAAATTCTCAAACTAAGGGCACAG GTTGAAAATCTTACTCGTAAAACCCAACACCAAGAGGTTGAGCTTGAAAGAACAACCAAACAGCTGAAGGAGGCCATTGCAATAGCAGCAGAAGAGACTGCAAAATGCAAGGCAGCAAAGGAAGTGATTAAATCGCTTACAGCCCAA TTGAAAGAGATGGCTGAAAGGTTACCAGTAGGAGCAGCACGAAACTGCAAATCACCTTCTTTCAATCCCTTTGGTCCTGATCCTCCTGGTGATGTTTCTACCGCAGTGATTGAGCAACTGAATAGTCCAACAACTTGCCATGCACCAGATTTAAATGGATCAAACTGTCTTGTGCTTTCTAATGGTTCAAGCACTGCTGTCAACCATACTTCATTCCAAACTGGAGCAGCACATTCAGAGGCCATGGGAAGGAGCAAGAACAGAACAACAGATGTTGAACCCACCCATGGGTCTGAATGGGTTGAGCAAGATGAGCCAGGTGTCTATATTACCCTTGTGTCCTTGCCTGGAGGTATCAAAGATCTCAAGCGTGTTCGCTTCAG TCGAAAACGTTTCAGTGAGAAACAAGCAGAACAGTGGTGGGCTGCCAACAGAGCTAGAGTTTACCAGCGGTACAATGTTCCCATGGTTGACAAGTCCAGTGTTGGCATAGGGAGAGAAGGCTTAGCACATTGA
- the LOC131163999 gene encoding uncharacterized protein LOC131163999, producing MGLWTLLEGFLLLANAFAILNEDRFLAPRGWSFSDFSGGRTKSLKGQLIGLIYAVQYLRVPLILLNSISIILKLVSG from the coding sequence ATGGGTTTGTGGACTTTACTGGAAGGCTTCCTGCTTCTTGCAAATGCATTTGCAATATTAAATGAGGACCGCTTCCTTGCGCCGAGAGGGTGGAGCTTCTCAGATTTCTCAGGAGGCAGGACAAAGTCTTTGAAGGGGCAGCTTATAGGTCTCATTTATGCAGTCCAGTACTTGAGAGTTCCTCTTATACTGCTAAACTCTATCAGTATTATTTTAAAACTGGTTTCTGGGTGA